The nucleotide sequence TAATATAGCCTGATTATTAGACCATTTAGAATTAATAGTTGGATTTCCTCTTCTAAGTAATGCATTATCCATCACATCGTCGTGAATTAGAGTAAAATTATGTAACGACTCAATTGCTAACACAAGATGCTTTATTTTATTAATATTTATATTCCAAAAGTTAGCTGTCAGCAATGTTAATAATGAGCGTGTGTTTTTTCCTTTTTGTTTTAATAAATAGTTTACTGGATTATATAAACTAGTTGGTTCTTTTTTAATCAATATATCATCTAACATAGTAGTTAAAAGCGAAGATAATTTTATAAAAGAATCTGAATAATTATGCATTTAATAAAGACTTAAGATAACTTCCGTACCCGTTATTAAATTGTTTAGAAAGTCTTTCTAATTGCAAATCAGTAATGTAATTCATTAAGTATGCCTGTTCTTCAACACAGCCTACTTTTAGACCTTGACGATTTTCTAGAACATGAACAAATTGACTAGCTTCCATCAAAGAACTAACTGTTCCTGTATCAAGCCAAGCCGTACCTTTATCCATTTTAATTACCTTCAGAAGGTTATTCTGGTAGTATTGTTTTATAACATCCGTTATCTCTAATTCTCCTCTGTGACTTGGTTGAATATTTTTAGCATATTTAATGACATTATTATCAAAAAAATAAAACCCTGGAATTGCATAATTAGATTTAGGAATTTGAGGTTTTTCTTCAATTGAAATTATTTCATTTTGAGATGTAAACTCAACAACTCCATACCTTGATGGGTCTGAAACGTGATATGCAAATATTGTGGCACCTTGGGTGCTTAGTGAATTTTTAATTACATGGCTTAAAGAAGGAAAATAAAATATATTATCCCCTAGAATTAAAGCTACATTGTCAGAACCAATAAAATCTTCAGCAATAATAAGCGATTCAGCAATTCCATTTGGCTTATTTTGAACTGCATATGAAATACTGCAACCCCACTGTGATCCATCTTTTAATAATGTCCTAAACAAATCAATGTCCTTTTTAGTAGTTATAACCAAAATATCATTTATACCCGAAGCAATTAAAGTTGACAAAGGATAATAAATCATCGGCTTATCATAAACAGGGATTATTTGTTTACTAATTGGAATCGTGATTGGGTATAAACGTGTTCCTGCACCACCAGCTAAAAGAATTCCCTTCATATTATCAGACAGTTAAGATATCTTTTTCCTTTGCTTCAAAAATACCATCAACTTTACTAACATTCGTATTTGTTAATACTTGTATTTTTTCTTCAGCCAGATGAAGCTGATCATCGGAGAGACCATCCTTGTTTAATTTTTTAAACTCATCATTTGCATCGCGTCTTACATTTCGGATACTTATTTTACAATTTTCTATTTCTGTTTTTGCTTGCCTAACAAGTTCTTTACGTCTTTCTTCTGTTAAAATCGGAATATTAATAATTATTTTTTCACCTGTATCCTGCGCCACAAATCCTAAATTAGAAGAATTAATTCCATTAATAATCTCACTAACTAGTTGCTTTTCCCAAGGCTGAATAACAATAGTTCTGGCATCTGGGGTACTAAGACTTGCCATATTATGAATAGGAGTTGGGGTACCATAATAATCTATTAAAATTCCCTCTAAAACAGATGTATTAGCTCTACCGGCTCTAATTTTTGATAACTCAGACTGTAAATGATTAATGGACTCATTCATGTTTTCAGTTGCCATGTCCATAATTAATTTTATATTTTCTTCCATATTAAGTTATTTATAAGTGTACCCTAGTACCAATATCTTCACCTTGTACTAATTTAAGTAAATTTCCTTTTTTATTTACATTAAATATATCAATAGGTAAATTATTTTCTTGACACAATGTAAAAGCGGTCATATCCATAATGGATAATTTTTTGCTATAAACTTCGTCAAAAGATATTTTACTAAATTTTTTAGCATTTTTATTTTCTTCAGGATCAGAAGAAAAAACACCATCAACCCTAGTTCCTTTTATGATTACATTAGCCTTAACCTCAATTGCACGCAAGACAGCAGCTGTATCAGTTGTAAAATATGGGTTACCCGTTCCCGCTCCAAAAATAACTACTCTACCTTTTTCTAAATGCCTAATTGCCCTTCGTCTAATAAATGGCTCCGCAATTTCATCAATTTTAACAGCTGTCATTAATCTTGTTTTAATACTATTATTTTCTAATGCAGACTGTAGTGCTAAACCATTAATTACAGTAGCTAGCATACCCATATGATCTCCTTGTACTCTTTCGATAGCCATACCATCACCTCCTCTGAAAATATTTCCACCTCCCACAACTACAGCAACTTCTACACCTTTTTTAACAACAGATTCTATTTCCGTTGCATATTCAATCAACTTTTTATTAGAAATACCCGAACTAGACTTTCCAGCAAGGGACTCTCCACTTAGTTTCAATAGAATTCTTTT is from Flavobacteriales bacterium TMED191 and encodes:
- the rfbA gene encoding glucose-1-phosphate thymidylyltransferase, whose product is MKGILLAGGAGTRLYPITIPISKQIIPVYDKPMIYYPLSTLIASGINDILVITTKKDIDLFRTLLKDGSQWGCSISYAVQNKPNGIAESLIIAEDFIGSDNVALILGDNIFYFPSLSHVIKNSLSTQGATIFAYHVSDPSRYGVVEFTSQNEIISIEEKPQIPKSNYAIPGFYFFDNNVIKYAKNIQPSHRGELEITDVIKQYYQNNLLKVIKMDKGTAWLDTGTVSSLMEASQFVHVLENRQGLKVGCVEEQAYLMNYITDLQLERLSKQFNNGYGSYLKSLLNA
- a CDS encoding ribosome recycling factor; the encoded protein is MEENIKLIMDMATENMNESINHLQSELSKIRAGRANTSVLEGILIDYYGTPTPIHNMASLSTPDARTIVIQPWEKQLVSEIINGINSSNLGFVAQDTGEKIIINIPILTEERRKELVRQAKTEIENCKISIRNVRRDANDEFKKLNKDGLSDDQLHLAEEKIQVLTNTNVSKVDGIFEAKEKDILTV
- a CDS encoding UMP kinase, whose protein sequence is MMYKRILLKLSGESLAGKSSSGISNKKLIEYATEIESVVKKGVEVAVVVGGGNIFRGGDGMAIERVQGDHMGMLATVINGLALQSALENNSIKTRLMTAVKIDEIAEPFIRRRAIRHLEKGRVVIFGAGTGNPYFTTDTAAVLRAIEVKANVIIKGTRVDGVFSSDPEENKNAKKFSKISFDEVYSKKLSIMDMTAFTLCQENNLPIDIFNVNKKGNLLKLVQGEDIGTRVHL